GCCGTCCCACCCCCACCAGCAGCTCGTCGGCCCCCCACGTCGTCGGCTGGCCGTCCTCGGTGCCGTGCACCACCTTCCTGCCGCCTTCCCGGGTCACCCGCTCGGTCTCCACGTTGAACCGGAGGTCGACGCCCTCGCCCCGCAGGTGCTCGACGAGCTTGTCGACGAGCGCGGGCTCGTCGCGGGGCAGGACCCGCGGCCCCTTCTGGAGCAGCGTCGTCGGGATATCGAGCCGCGTGAAGCCCTGGCTCATCTCGACGCAGATCGGGCCGCCGCCGATGCTCACGAAGCTGGCTGGCGGGTCGGTCAGCTCGAAGAGCGACTCGCTCGTGACGTAGCCGACCTCGTCGAGGCCTTCGATCGACGGCACTGCGGGCCGACTGCCGGTGCAGAGCAGCACGTAGCGGGTCGTGAGCTCCCGGTCGCCCTCCTCGGTCTTCACGACGACCGTGTTGGGCCCGGTCACCCGGGCGGGCCCGGCGACGATCTCGACGCCCATGGCCCGGAAGCGGTCGGGGTTGTCGTCGGTGTCCGCCACCTGGCGCTGGACCGAGCGGATCCGCTCCCAGACCCGACCGCGGTCGACGGTCGGCGCGACCGGCTCGATCCCCCAGTGGTCGGCGTGGCGCATGTGATCCGCGACCTTGCCGGAGGCGAGGAGGGCCTTGCTCGGCACGCAGCCGGTCCACAGGCAGTCACCCCCGACCCGGCCCCGCTCCGCGACCGCGACCTTCAGGCCCAGGGTGGCGGCGAACTCGGCGGCAACCATGCCGCCCGAGCCCATGCCCACGATGACGAGGTCGATGTTGTCGGCCATGTCGGATGCCCTCCTGCCGGCTCCCCGGCGTCGCAATCTAGGTGGGGTTCGGCACCGAGGACAGGGCCGGATCAGCGCCGCGCTCGGGGTGATCCGCGAGCGTGGGCCGAGGCGAGGGTGGGGCCGTGGCAATCGCGGTGCGCGCACCCCAGCACGACCCGCCCGCGTCAGCGCACATGGTCCGGAGCGCCCGGGGGGCGTTCGCGACGCTCGGAGGCGCGGCGCGCTCGGCCGCCGATCCGCCCGCTACGGGGATCGGGGCTGGCAGGCCGGACACCAGTAGGTGGAGCGGGCGTGGCTCCCCTGGCGTCGGCACCGGATCGTGGCGCCGCAGCGAGGGCACGCCTCGCCCGCCCGGCCGTACACCGCCAGGCCCCGCGGCGTCGTGGCGCGGCGGTCGCGATCGAGGTTGGCGCGCAGCATCGCCGACGCCGTCTCCAGCAGCTCCCGCCGGACGCGGTCGTCGAGCGCGCCGACGGGGGTCCCGGGCTCGATGGCACGGGCGAAGCACACCTCGCTCTTGTACACGTTGCCGATACCGGCCGCGACCCGCTGGTCGAGCAGGGCGACGCCCACCTCGGTGGCCGGGTCGAGGCGATCGAGGCGACGGACGGCGTCGTCGAGGTCGGCGTCGGCGCGGCAGAGATCCGGCCCGAGCGCGTTCAGCGCCGCGTGC
The nucleotide sequence above comes from Acidimicrobiia bacterium. Encoded proteins:
- a CDS encoding DNA-formamidopyrimidine glycosylase family protein, translating into TVLAVEARGKHLLVHFADGHVLHTHLRMTGSWHLYRVGEPWRKPRARAVAVLQVQDGTVAVCFSAPTVELLDRRRLGRHAALNALGPDLCRADADLDDAVRRLDRLDPATEVGVALLDQRVAAGIGNVYKSEVCFARAIEPGTPVGALDDRVRRELLETASAMLRANLDRDRRATTPRGLAVYGRAGEACPRCGATIRCRRQGSHARSTYWCPACQPRSP
- a CDS encoding FAD-dependent oxidoreductase — translated: MADNIDLVIVGMGSGGMVAAEFAATLGLKVAVAERGRVGGDCLWTGCVPSKALLASGKVADHMRHADHWGIEPVAPTVDRGRVWERIRSVQRQVADTDDNPDRFRAMGVEIVAGPARVTGPNTVVVKTEEGDRELTTRYVLLCTGSRPAVPSIEGLDEVGYVTSESLFELTDPPASFVSIGGGPICVEMSQGFTRLDIPTTLLQKGPRVLPRDEPALVDKLVEHLRGEGVDLRFNVETERVTREGGRKVVHGTEDGQPTTWGADELLVGVGRRPNIEGLGLEELGIETGPKGVVVDNRGRTSVHTIYACGDIAGRYLFTHSAAYEGVRAVRDMFIVGTGKVVASVPWCTFTDPELAHTGLTEAEARDEFKGDVEVWHQDLIHNDRSRADGATDGAVVVITHKKRIVGAHILAPAAGEMIHEFALAIAEDVSLSSLSQFMHVYPTVSTSIGQLAGEAAFEKAEKYRWLVKRR